One region of Ahniella affigens genomic DNA includes:
- the fusA gene encoding elongation factor G gives MPKYSTQQIRNIALTGHSGAGKTTLFEALLAAGGTIQTMGSVERGSTVSDSDPMEKDRQHSLNSAIASIDHGGIHVNLIDTPGYPDFRGPTLSALAAVETCAIVVNAVNGVEHSSARMMEYAKARRLCRLLIVNKIDHAEADLEMLVEQLREAFGSECLPINLPAKQGNAVVDCFFKPDGEADFSSVKEAHQRIIDQVVEINESVMGHYLEEGEEGLSGEELHDAFEQCLREGHLVPICFVSARTGAGVTELLDLFEKLMPSPLEGNPPLFSKGEASSAESFQAEPDPKKHVVADVFKIINDPFVGKLGVFRIYQGTVKRDTQLFVDDGKKPFKVGHLFKLRGKDHQEIDDAIPGDIAAVAKVEEIHFDAILHDSHDEDHIRLKPIDFPQPMFGLAIEPATRGQEQKLGSALHKLEEEDPCFRVEHNKELNETVIRGLGELHLRVMLERLKERYQVEVKSRPPKIAYRETVSSNADGHHRHKKQTGGAGQFGEVFLRIEPLPRGGGFEFVDEVVGGSIPGQFLPAIEKGVRMVLDHGAIAGYLLQDVRVIVYDGKHHPVDSKEVAFVSAGKKAFLDAITKARPIILEPIVNLDVVVPETAMGDVTGGLATKRARINGTDSQRGGEIIVKAQVPLAEIADYSNELKAVSGGMGRYSIEFSHYEAVPPLVQKQLSEAFKPKADED, from the coding sequence ATGCCGAAGTACAGTACGCAGCAGATCCGCAACATTGCCTTGACGGGGCACTCCGGTGCCGGGAAAACCACCCTGTTCGAGGCCTTATTGGCGGCCGGTGGCACCATTCAGACCATGGGTTCGGTCGAGCGCGGTTCGACCGTCTCGGATTCCGACCCGATGGAAAAAGATCGTCAGCATTCGCTGAACAGCGCCATTGCATCGATTGATCATGGGGGCATTCACGTCAACCTGATCGACACCCCAGGCTATCCGGATTTTCGGGGGCCAACACTGTCGGCACTCGCGGCGGTCGAGACGTGCGCCATCGTCGTCAATGCGGTCAATGGCGTCGAACACAGTTCGGCGCGCATGATGGAGTACGCGAAGGCGCGGCGTCTGTGTCGCCTCTTGATCGTCAACAAGATCGATCACGCCGAGGCTGATCTGGAGATGCTGGTCGAGCAGTTGCGCGAAGCGTTCGGTTCGGAGTGTCTGCCCATCAACCTGCCGGCGAAGCAGGGCAATGCGGTGGTCGACTGCTTCTTCAAGCCAGATGGCGAGGCCGACTTTTCGTCGGTCAAAGAGGCGCATCAACGAATCATCGATCAAGTCGTTGAAATTAATGAATCGGTGATGGGGCATTACCTGGAAGAAGGCGAGGAAGGCCTCAGTGGCGAGGAACTGCATGATGCGTTCGAGCAGTGTCTTCGCGAAGGGCATCTGGTTCCGATTTGTTTTGTGTCGGCCCGGACTGGGGCTGGTGTCACGGAGCTCTTGGACTTGTTCGAGAAGTTGATGCCATCGCCGTTGGAGGGCAACCCGCCGTTGTTCAGTAAAGGCGAGGCGAGTAGTGCCGAATCGTTCCAGGCGGAGCCGGATCCGAAGAAGCATGTGGTTGCCGATGTGTTCAAGATCATCAACGATCCTTTCGTGGGCAAGCTCGGGGTGTTCCGGATCTATCAAGGTACGGTCAAGCGCGATACCCAGTTGTTTGTCGACGATGGCAAAAAGCCGTTCAAAGTCGGGCATTTATTCAAGCTCCGTGGCAAGGATCACCAGGAAATTGACGACGCGATTCCGGGTGACATCGCGGCGGTGGCCAAGGTGGAGGAAATCCACTTCGATGCAATCCTGCACGATTCCCATGACGAGGATCACATCCGCCTGAAGCCGATCGATTTCCCGCAGCCGATGTTTGGTCTGGCCATCGAGCCGGCAACGCGCGGTCAGGAGCAGAAGCTTGGCTCGGCGTTGCACAAGCTGGAGGAGGAAGATCCTTGCTTTCGGGTTGAGCACAACAAAGAGCTCAACGAGACCGTCATTCGCGGCCTCGGCGAGTTGCACTTGCGAGTCATGTTGGAGCGACTGAAAGAGCGCTATCAGGTGGAAGTCAAATCGCGGCCGCCCAAGATTGCCTATCGCGAAACCGTGTCGTCCAACGCCGACGGGCATCACCGGCACAAGAAGCAGACAGGTGGTGCGGGTCAATTTGGTGAGGTGTTTCTGCGCATTGAACCACTGCCGCGTGGCGGGGGTTTTGAGTTCGTTGACGAAGTCGTCGGCGGTTCGATTCCGGGGCAGTTCCTGCCCGCCATCGAGAAGGGCGTTCGGATGGTGTTGGATCACGGCGCGATTGCCGGCTATTTGCTTCAGGACGTGCGCGTGATTGTCTACGATGGCAAGCACCATCCGGTCGATTCGAAGGAAGTGGCATTTGTCTCGGCAGGCAAGAAGGCGTTTCTCGACGCCATCACCAAAGCTCGTCCGATCATTCTGGAGCCAATCGTCAACCTCGATGTGGTGGTGCCTGAAACGGCGATGGGCGATGTCACCGGTGGTCTCGCGACCAAGCGCGCGCGCATCAATGGGACCGATTCGCAGCGGGGTGGCGAAATCATCGTCAAGGCGCAGGTGCCGTTGGCCGAGATTGCTGACTATTCCAATGAGTTGAAAGCCGTCAGTGGTGGCATGGGGCGTTATTCGATCGAGTTCAGCCACTACGAGGCGGTGCCACCGCTTGTCCAGAAGCAGCTATCGGAAGCCTTCAAGCCGAAAGCTGACGAGGATTGA
- a CDS encoding YfcC family protein, producing the protein MSIRLPHPLILLLACVVLAALATHWLPAGQFERRADPETGAELVVPGSYHAVPEAPVSVMQTLVAVPKGMVAAGQVIATVFLVGGAFVVIDRTGALRLALLALARVLNRRRALAIPACCLFFAAGGVLENMQEEIIALAPILVLLATQLGFDRITAVAMSAGAAAVGAAMSPINPFQVMLAQKSAELAPFTNVGLRLVLLVLAVGFWIAWTLRHARRHQIEPPVEAGIRTAADSKPGLSATRTGLILGSVVAGFGLFVFGLIYWSYGFDELSAIFLVVGLFAGIVGGLGISGTAEAFGEGFREMAVAGLLIGFARAIFVVLEQGHVIDTIVYGLSSPLQNQPPVLAALGMMGAQTLIHFPVPSVSGQAVLTMPVMAPVADVIGFSRQVAVLAFQSGGGLAELITPTNGAMMAVLAGAGVRFEAWLRFVLPAYLILMAMAALALVYAVATNW; encoded by the coding sequence ATGTCGATCCGCCTGCCGCACCCGTTGATCCTCTTGCTGGCCTGCGTGGTGCTCGCGGCGCTGGCAACCCATTGGCTGCCGGCCGGGCAGTTTGAGCGTCGCGCCGACCCCGAAACCGGCGCCGAGTTGGTAGTCCCCGGTTCGTATCATGCGGTGCCAGAAGCGCCGGTGTCGGTCATGCAAACGCTGGTCGCGGTTCCCAAGGGCATGGTGGCCGCTGGGCAAGTCATTGCTACGGTGTTTCTGGTTGGCGGTGCGTTCGTGGTGATCGACCGGACGGGCGCGCTGCGCCTGGCCTTGCTGGCGCTCGCGCGCGTGCTGAATCGGCGCCGCGCACTCGCGATTCCCGCTTGCTGTTTGTTTTTCGCAGCCGGCGGTGTGCTCGAAAACATGCAGGAAGAGATCATTGCTCTGGCACCGATTCTCGTACTGTTGGCAACGCAATTGGGGTTCGATCGAATCACCGCGGTGGCCATGAGTGCTGGCGCGGCGGCGGTGGGCGCGGCGATGAGTCCGATCAATCCATTTCAGGTCATGCTGGCGCAAAAGAGTGCGGAATTGGCGCCGTTCACGAACGTCGGCTTGCGACTGGTGCTGCTCGTGCTGGCCGTGGGCTTTTGGATCGCGTGGACGCTGAGGCATGCGCGCCGCCACCAGATCGAGCCGCCGGTCGAAGCCGGGATTCGCACCGCAGCCGACAGCAAACCGGGCCTGTCGGCCACGCGAACCGGATTGATTCTGGGATCAGTCGTGGCTGGCTTCGGGCTGTTTGTCTTTGGTCTCATTTACTGGAGTTACGGCTTCGACGAACTGTCCGCGATCTTTCTGGTGGTCGGACTGTTTGCCGGCATCGTGGGCGGGCTCGGCATCAGTGGCACGGCCGAAGCGTTCGGCGAAGGATTCCGCGAGATGGCGGTCGCCGGTCTGCTGATCGGATTTGCCCGAGCCATTTTTGTCGTGCTGGAGCAGGGGCATGTGATCGACACGATCGTCTACGGGCTGTCATCCCCGTTGCAGAATCAACCACCGGTATTGGCGGCGCTGGGCATGATGGGCGCGCAAACCTTGATCCATTTCCCCGTGCCAAGCGTCAGCGGCCAGGCCGTGTTGACGATGCCGGTCATGGCACCCGTTGCCGATGTCATCGGCTTTAGCAGACAAGTGGCCGTGTTGGCGTTCCAGAGCGGCGGTGGTCTGGCCGAACTGATCACCCCGACCAACGGCGCGATGATGGCGGTCTTGGCAGGCGCGGGTGTGCGCTTTGAGGCGTGGCTCCGTTTTGTCTTGCCCGCGTATCTGATTCTGATGGCGATGGCGGCTTTGGCGCTGGTTTATGCCGTCGCGACGAACTGGTGA